In Colletotrichum destructivum chromosome 1, complete sequence, the sequence GCTAGTCGCCAGTCGCCAGTCGCCAGTGGGCCGCTATTATGGACTGATGCCGGGCAGGCGAGACATTGCGGCATTATGGACACGGGTGTCCCGCCTCGTCCATCCGGCCGACGGGTGGCTGACGGgtggtgaggtgaggtgagatGAGGTGAGGTGATTGCGGGCGCGGAACATTGCTGTTGGGGCGATGCGGATGAGATGATTTGCGGCGGGGCCCGCGATCGAACATCGACGGGCGTGACTGAGTTTGTCGCATTATGTAAGCAcaggcaaaaaaaaaagactgTAGCACGCAAGGGTGGAGTGGGAGCAAGTACACGGCcgtcctctcccctcctgccTTCCCACAACGGAGTATCAGATCAGGCTGTCAGTTAGACCAGAGaaagagggcaggcaggcaccGGGTGCGGAagggacgacggcggcgtagaAACGGAAGGAGCTCCGGCGGAAGCCATTAAGCCATCGGTCCCGGCACGGAGAAAGGCCCGGTACCTACACCTACCTCACCTTACCaacctaccttaggtacctaaaGGGGGGTACCTTACTTTAGCTGTCGTCCGACAAATAGCCGGCCGAAGGAAAATCGAGGACACTGATCCCAAGAGCCATCATAGTTCATCTCAGGACATACCGGGACACCACATGCCTCGATCGTGTTACACCATCGATAGGCACTCTTCGTTACGGCACACCTATGCGTTATGTCAAGTTGACGACATTGCCCTCCCGAGTGCTCCGTCTCCCTTAACCCTTTTCTCCCGCTCTCGCAACGGCCATTGTCCGGGTGGATATGATGTACAACCCCGATTGGATACGGGTGCCTCCGGGGGCTCTTGACAAGACCAAGGCACGACTGCGTCATGCTCTGCGGCACGTTTGATAGACGCCTCCATGACTCAACATCCCACCGGGGCAAGTCCATGACAAGTCAGCCCCCTCTCGATAAGCTCAACCTGGTCAATGTCGAAGTTTGACGCGAAATCGACGGGGCATCACAATATTGCTTTGCGCATCGAGACGTGTCGACAGTGACGTCACGTCACCAAACTGACTCGGAGGCCCTTGCTTTCTCTCCGTCCATGATTGATGGGGAGCCATCATAACGAACCGTCAGTGCAGCGGGCATGGAGAGTGAGGGGGGGTAATGGTTCACCAGGAACCTGGTTCAAATGCAGCGGAGACTGTGTCGTCATCGCCCTGAGTTGGAGGGGTAAAAAAACAATAATAAAAGTGCaaagagggggagaggaggggtaCAAGGTTATTGTTATTGGCGGGTCGCAACGCTTCAATCGCCTGTTCGAAACGGAATGTCGCGATAATACCGCCCACACAGACGACCCGACTAGGCTTGCAATGCGCGTTGCgcgaaaaagaagaaagaaggaaggcTACGAGGGGACAAAAAGTCCCCAAAGGGAGGAAGACGCAATCGTCAATTTCGTGTGTAAGAGGCGCGTACTGGTCTGCAGCATGCAGCATGTACGGTGGGTATCATCTCCAGCGGAGGCGGTTTGTAGCCACGCCGACACGGCGCAGGATACCCGTGGGATGGAACATGGGGAGGAGGCTTCCATGCTTCTCCCGAACCGATGATGGACACAacgacggacgacggacgacagACGACCGTTCGACCAACTGGACCCCTATCGCAAATGAGACGGGACGCGGGAGCGCAGCAGCCTCATGACGGCCGGGGGGTGAGGGTGGCCGGGACCCTTGCAAGCACGCCGCCTCATTCTGCGCAACGCCCTGTTGCTCCCTAGCTATTCCTTGTTGCCCCGGATGACGATCAGGCACTGACCGACAAGGACCGTTGTCCATCGTCCATCGGTCCATCATAGAAACATACGACGGAAATAACTTTTTGGAACGGCGGCAGGCAAGCAAGACAGGTATTGTGCTGAAGGCTGGCCACTACCGATCACTTGGGGCCATGCCGCTCCGCGATTCCAGTCAACTAAAGCGACTGACTGGTCTACAAGTACGAGTAAACTTATGGTTAGTTCATGACACTGGGACTCTGAAGCTTGTCTCGACTCGGCATCGCCACCGGGGCAGGCATGTGAAATGCCACGACGGAAAGATGGCTGCAAAACACCCAAGAGTTGATGAAAGGTGAGTACGGTGTAAATAGATGACGGGATGAAAGTCAACGAGGGGGAACAATAGTAGAAATCGTGACGTCACCCAGCATGCTATTCCTTGGAGAACCCCAACTCAATTCACGACTAGGCGCAACCCTTCACCCATAACCCATGGGGATTATGGATGTAAGTGTGTACGTAGGTACACACACCCCTTTTTAGATGCAAGACGGAGGCTACTGCCTCCTACCTACGTCGTGGGTACGTATAGATTTCTCGGTATCCGTTTGGTGTGTTCGGCACTACAGAGACAGATACGGAGTACGGATACTGGAATAGAAACACTACAGATACTCGGGGCAAGCATCCTCTGCCAATGGTCTCCAAAAGGTTATGATCGCGGTGGCTACCTTGACTGGTACCTCCCCATGTACCCGGGGACTTGGCTGCTTGAGttacgtaggtaggtacctgtaATTAAGGGTCATGACGACCCGGAGCTCACATGGATGCCTTTCAGGCGGTCTCGTCCAGTCACGGCATTGCGCCTCGTGAATTCGGTCTCGACCCAGAGCAGGTGCGTCCGaatacctaccttacctacctaggtacctaggtaggtagtgtacGAATACGGTATCTAGGCACCTCGATAGGTACCTCCATCCCCATACTTTATCCGACCCTACACGCTGTACGTTTAGGAGGAAGgcaccacccacccctcACGACAAAAAGGACCCTGAAGTTTCCCGTTTCCATTTTTCCAAGGGTCCAGACAACCCCCCCACTTTTGGCCACTTTCGGCGCACCAACGGACTGCCATCCACGCCAATATCCAATTGACGGAGTTGCAAATTTCTTCCTCGCAGTCATCGCTCGCGCGCACGTACGCACGCACggcacgcacgcacacatTCTCGCCTCTTGTCTCCGTCTCTTACCATTCTGTCCCCTCGGACGAGAATCCTGTCTTTGCGGCCACTACACCACTACCCCTACTCACTTACTACTGTCTGTCACTTACTTTCCATATAACTACCCCTCAAAAACGGCACGCCACCCGGACGGACTCTCGTCCTGTTGTCAAACTACCCAACCTTACCTGCCTACCCTACTACCCGTAAGGCCACAGGTCACAACTCACAAAGCCTACGTCTCTCTCATCGAGACCTGGCCTGGCTCAACTGGCCAACCTCCTCCTGCCAAGACTGTCAGAAAACAGAGTTGGTTGGGACTtagaaaggagagagagagacacacacagagagaaAGGCATCCGTCAGCTTCATCCAATTTGGACGCTGTCGTCATTTCACCAAGAACAACCGACTGCACCGTATTTGTTCCTTAGTGTTACAGACAAGAGAAGGAACACGCACCGTTTCACACGAGAGTTCCTCCCTCTCGCCGTCCATCTATttctctcgtcctcgtcaactcTTGGCCTTTTTTTACGCCGCATCCTCAACTCACGCCCTAGGTTCTAACGGTCCGAACCCAGCCAGGGTTGCCATAAAGTGGTCTGACCTTTGCTGTGGGCTTTGCCCCGTTGCCAAACGAGGGaaaaagggagagggaaacCCCCTCCCAATTGAGACAAActccgccgccaacatcTCCTAGGGTTCGGGTTCATCTCACCGTTCCGTTTCCCGCGACGGTGTTCCAGTTATCTAATTACCTTTCCAAGGCACCACAACAACACGTCCCGCCTGACTTGGACCTTGAGCCCAGCAGAACCAGGATCGTTGTTCTCCTCACTGACGTCAGTGTCGCTTGCTTTCACCTCGATCGGGCCTCGATCCCTGGGCGGCCCTTGTTCATTATTTTCACTCTCCTCTGCCAGGTTTTTATTTCATCTTTTTTTTAATCTGGGACTCGTGCACCTTGTTGGATGCCAACCTACCCCGATAGTGCTGCCCCAAGCGCATCGCACCAGCTTTTCCCGTCGCAATGTCTACAGCAAGCACCACAACGACGGGCAATGAGTcgcccctcgacgacgatgcctcTCACCGTGCAGAccatctcctcgaccgtcgccgtcagcTGACCGACGCGCTGACCAATCTCCCCTACGACCTGATTCTCTACCTCGAGCGCGCCGTCGTTCACTCGGAGCTGGCGTAccccgacctcgccgccggtgacgccTACCGTGCTCTGCTTCTGACAGATGAGGTCCTAAACGAGGGCTTCGAGTACCACGACCAAGCCGTCGAGAGTCTCCAGTCACGCCCTCTCGACCCTCTGCCCCTAGTCTTAGACCACGGCCACCTGCTGAAGATCGGAAGCGACTACGTCGAAGATGAGCCAAAGAACCAGGCAGGCCTGGTGGTGCAAGTCGCCAAGCTGTCCTCTGTGCGCGCCTTCCAGATCCTGTCCCTCAGCCTGCTGCTGTGCGGTTGTTTGAAGAGCGCCTACGAGTTTTGCGAGCGAGGCTTGGCCCTGGCTCCTGACAATGATGAGCTGCTCCAGACCATGGGCTATATCAAGGACATGGCCCGCCGGAGACTTCGCAGGAAAGATTTCAACCCCAACGTCCTGCCGGAATGGGGGCTTGTCCGGAGGGAGGTTTACCCCTGGAACTCGTACGAACCGGACCGCTTCGCCCCCGAGTCTCTCGACTTCCTGAACTCGGAACTGGCCAAGTTTGCGCCCAAATGCGTCGTCCAGGCGTCCGAGCTCCCCGTCCTGCTCGAGGCAGCCAGCGACACAGATGACTACGACATCATACCCACTTGCAAGCAGCTGGGCCTTTTCGTTAAGGATGATGTGGCGCCGGGGGAGACCGTCTTGGACGAGTACTCGCTCCTGACGGCCAACAACCGCCTCAAGGAGCCCGTCTGCGACGCGTGCAGTTCCGATCTGCCGCCCTTGGGCACtg encodes:
- a CDS encoding Putative Zinc finger, MYND-type, tetratricopeptide-like helical domain superfamily, which translates into the protein MSTASTTTTGNESPLDDDASHRADHLLDRRRQLTDALTNLPYDLILYLERAVVHSELAYPDLAAGDAYRALLLTDEVLNEGFEYHDQAVESLQSRPLDPLPLVLDHGHLLKIGSDYVEDEPKNQAGLVVQVAKLSSVRAFQILSLSLLLCGCLKSAYEFCERGLALAPDNDELLQTMGYIKDMARRRLRRKDFNPNVLPEWGLVRREVYPWNSYEPDRFAPESLDFLNSELAKFAPKCVVQASELPVLLEAASDTDDYDIIPTCKQLGLFVKDDVAPGETVLDEYSLLTANNRLKEPVCDACSSDLPPLGTEPAAVNCDECYDTVFCSQKCHDLAQETYHPAVCDKDVDAIAKDPDASEADETLHLLLLARVLAMSNHQEIHPLDVMQIKYIWGDFVPSASNDIEISPSANPPPEWTLPFSFKYNVETPLHILEKMDVDIYTTLDEHDLWVLNTLYSKFRGTASARKNPRDGRPDVAAVHPFWCLANHDCNPNVTWEWGGRMLLWARKEKIVGNVPGGLKAGDEVLNHYCDISLPVEQRREWAKGSLGGWCMCQRCRDEAAAASDHAADDGTAAEEHVA